In a genomic window of Mustela nigripes isolate SB6536 chromosome 8, MUSNIG.SB6536, whole genome shotgun sequence:
- the MBD1 gene encoding methyl-CpG-binding domain protein 1 isoform X15, with amino-acid sequence MAEDWLECPALGPGWKRREVFRKSGATCGRSDTYYQSPTGDRIRSKVELTRYLGPACDLSLFDFKQGILCYPAPKPQSLPVPSKKRKKPSRPAKTRKRQVGPQKGEVRKDAPGDETKADADTAPASLPAPGCCENCGISFSGDGTRRQRLKTLCKDCRAQRIAFNREQRMFKRVGCGECAACQVTEDCGACSTCLLQLPHDVASGLFCKCERRRCLRIVERSRGCGVCRGCQTREDCGRCRVCLRPPRPGLRRQWRCVQRRCLRGKRSRRRGGCDSKMAARRRPPRTQPLPPVTPSQPPASPELQPRALAPSPPAEFIYYCVDEDELQPYTNRRQNRKCGTCAACLRRMDCGRCDFCCDKPKFGGSNQKRQKCRWRQCLQFAMKRLLPSVWAGSEDGAGPPPPYSRRKRPGSTRRPRLGQILKTLTTPTVRSGRAQTPMKQETGSGFVLPPPGTDLVFLREGASSPVQVPGPATASTEALLQEAQCPGLSWVVALPQVKQEKVDAQEDWTPGTAILTSPVLLSGCPSKAVDAGLPPVKQEPLDPEEDKEEESKEDSASDLAPEEEAGGAGTPVITEIFSLGGTRLRDTAVWLPSLQGRQSGREDGCKVWETEDTLACTSKSWNRRGWPRTPVSVSPSPTAIMWVSCRRSWGPSSQS; translated from the exons ATGGCTGAGGACTGGCTGGAGTGCCCAGCCTTGGGCCCTGGCTGGAAACGTCGTGAGGTCTTTCGAAAGTCAGGTGCCACCTGTGGACGCTCAGACACCTATTACCAGAG CCCCACAGGAGACAGGATCCGAAGCAAAGTTGAGCTGACCCGATACCTGGGCCCTGCGTGTGACCTCTCCCTCTTCGACTTCAAACAAGGCATTCTGTGTTATCCAGCCCCCAAG CCCCAGTCCTTACCTGTCCCTAGCAAAAAGCGGAAGAAGCCTTCACGGCCAGCCAAGACTCGGAAACGTCAGGTTGGACCCCAGAAGGGTGAGGTCAGGAAGGATGCCCCAGGGGATGAGACCAAGGCTGATGCTGACACAGCCCCAGCTTCACTGCCTGCTCCTGG GTGCTGTGAGAACTGTGGAATCAGCTTCTCAGGGGATGGTACCCGAAGACAGCGGCTCAAGACATTATGCAAGGACTGCAGAG cACAGAGGATTGCTTTCAACCGGGAGCAAAGGATGTTTAAG CGTGTGGGCTGCGGGGAGTGCGCAGCCTGCCAGGTAACCGAGGACTGCGGGGCCTGCTCCACATGCCTTCTGCAGTTGCCCCATGATGTGGCCTCGGGGCTGTTCTGCAAGTGTGAGCGGAGACGGTGCCTCCGGATTGTGGAAAGG AGCCGAGGGTGTGGAGTGTGCAGGGGCTGTCAGACCCGAGAGGACTGTGGCCGTTGTCGAGTTTGCCTTCGCCCTCCCCGCCCTGGTCTCAGGCGCCAATGGAGGTGTGTCCAGCGGCGCTGCTTACGG GGTAAACGTAGCCGCCGCAGAGGAGGCTGTGACTCCAAGATGGCTGCCCGGCGGCGCCCCCCACGAACCCAGCCACTGCCTCCAGTTACCCCGTCACAGCCTCCAGCGTCCCCAGAGCTG CAACCCAGAGCCCTGGCCCCCTCGCCACCTGCCGAATTCATCTATTACTGTGTAGACGAGGACGAGCTA CAGCCTTACACGAACCGTCGGCAGAACCGTAAGTGTGGGACCTGTGCAGCTTGCTTGCGCCGGATGGACTGTGGTCGTTGCGACTTCTGCTGTGACAAGCCGAAATTTGGGGGCAGCAATCAGAAGCGCCAGAAGTGTCGTTGGCGCCAGTGCCTGCAGTTTGCCAtg AAGCGGCTGCTGCCTAGTGTCTGGGCAGGATCTGAGGATGGAGCAGGGCCGCCCCCACCGTACTCTCGTCGAAAGAGACCTGGCTCTACTCGACGGCCACGTCTGGGCCAGATACTGAAGACCTTGACCACACCCACAGTCAGATCAGGCCGTGCCCAAACTCCAATGAAACAGGAAACGGGCAGTGGCTTTGTGCTACCCCCACCTGGCACTGACCTTGTGTTCTTACGGGAAGGTGCAAGCAGTCCTGTGCAGGTGCCTGGCCCTGCTACAGCTTCCACAGAAGCCCTGTTGCAG GAGGCCCAGTGCCCAGGCCTGAGTTGGGTTGTGGCCTTACCCCAGGTGAAGCAAGAGAAGGTGGATGCCCAGGAAGACTGGACACCGGGCACAGCCATCCTGACTTCTCCTGTATTGCTGTCTGGCTGCCCCAGCAAG GCCGTAGATGCAGGCCTGCCACCTGTGAAGCAAGAGCCATTGGACCCTgaggaggacaaggaggaagagagcaagGAAGACTCCGCCTCCGACTTGGccccagaggaggaggcaggaggggctggcACACCCGTG ATCACGGAGATTTTCAGCCTGGGTGGAACCCGCCTCCGGGACACAGCGGTCTGGTTGCCAAG tctgcagGGCAGGCAATCGGGAAGGGAAGATGGATGTAAAGTGTGGGAGACGGAGGACACTTTGGCGTGCACGAGCAAGAGCTGGAACCGGCGAGGATGGCCTAGAACGCCTGTCAGTGTCTCACCATCTCCAACTGCGATAATGTGGGTGTCCTGCAGAAGAAGCTGGGGCCCTTCATCACAGAGTTAA
- the MBD1 gene encoding methyl-CpG-binding domain protein 1 isoform X32: MAEDWLECPALGPGWKRREVFRKSGATCGRSDTYYQSPTGDRIRSKVELTRYLGPACDLSLFDFKQGILCYPAPKPQSLPVPSKKRKKPSRPAKTRKRQVGPQKGEVRKDAPGDETKADADTAPASLPAPGCCENCGISFSGDGTRRQRLKTLCKDCRAQRIAFNREQRMFKRVGCGECAACQVTEDCGACSTCLLQLPHDVASGLFCKCERRRCLRIVERSRGCGVCRGCQTREDCGRCRVCLRPPRPGLRRQWRCVQRRCLRGKRSRRRGGCDSKMAARRRPPRTQPLPPVTPSQPPASPELQPYTNRRQNRKCGTCAACLRRMDCGRCDFCCDKPKFGGSNQKRQKCRWRQCLQFAMKRLLPSVWAGSEDGAGPPPPYSRRKRPGSTRRPRLGQILKTLTTPTVRSGRAQTPMKQETGSGFVLPPPGTDLVFLREGASSPVQVPGPATASTEALLQAVDAGLPPVKQEPLDPEEDKEEESKEDSASDLAPEEEAGGAGTPVITEIFSLGGTRLRDTAVWLPSLQGRQSGREDGCKVWETEDTLACTSKSWNRRGWPRTPVSVSPSPTAIMWVSCRRSWGPSSQS, translated from the exons ATGGCTGAGGACTGGCTGGAGTGCCCAGCCTTGGGCCCTGGCTGGAAACGTCGTGAGGTCTTTCGAAAGTCAGGTGCCACCTGTGGACGCTCAGACACCTATTACCAGAG CCCCACAGGAGACAGGATCCGAAGCAAAGTTGAGCTGACCCGATACCTGGGCCCTGCGTGTGACCTCTCCCTCTTCGACTTCAAACAAGGCATTCTGTGTTATCCAGCCCCCAAG CCCCAGTCCTTACCTGTCCCTAGCAAAAAGCGGAAGAAGCCTTCACGGCCAGCCAAGACTCGGAAACGTCAGGTTGGACCCCAGAAGGGTGAGGTCAGGAAGGATGCCCCAGGGGATGAGACCAAGGCTGATGCTGACACAGCCCCAGCTTCACTGCCTGCTCCTGG GTGCTGTGAGAACTGTGGAATCAGCTTCTCAGGGGATGGTACCCGAAGACAGCGGCTCAAGACATTATGCAAGGACTGCAGAG cACAGAGGATTGCTTTCAACCGGGAGCAAAGGATGTTTAAG CGTGTGGGCTGCGGGGAGTGCGCAGCCTGCCAGGTAACCGAGGACTGCGGGGCCTGCTCCACATGCCTTCTGCAGTTGCCCCATGATGTGGCCTCGGGGCTGTTCTGCAAGTGTGAGCGGAGACGGTGCCTCCGGATTGTGGAAAGG AGCCGAGGGTGTGGAGTGTGCAGGGGCTGTCAGACCCGAGAGGACTGTGGCCGTTGTCGAGTTTGCCTTCGCCCTCCCCGCCCTGGTCTCAGGCGCCAATGGAGGTGTGTCCAGCGGCGCTGCTTACGG GGTAAACGTAGCCGCCGCAGAGGAGGCTGTGACTCCAAGATGGCTGCCCGGCGGCGCCCCCCACGAACCCAGCCACTGCCTCCAGTTACCCCGTCACAGCCTCCAGCGTCCCCAGAGCTG CAGCCTTACACGAACCGTCGGCAGAACCGTAAGTGTGGGACCTGTGCAGCTTGCTTGCGCCGGATGGACTGTGGTCGTTGCGACTTCTGCTGTGACAAGCCGAAATTTGGGGGCAGCAATCAGAAGCGCCAGAAGTGTCGTTGGCGCCAGTGCCTGCAGTTTGCCAtg AAGCGGCTGCTGCCTAGTGTCTGGGCAGGATCTGAGGATGGAGCAGGGCCGCCCCCACCGTACTCTCGTCGAAAGAGACCTGGCTCTACTCGACGGCCACGTCTGGGCCAGATACTGAAGACCTTGACCACACCCACAGTCAGATCAGGCCGTGCCCAAACTCCAATGAAACAGGAAACGGGCAGTGGCTTTGTGCTACCCCCACCTGGCACTGACCTTGTGTTCTTACGGGAAGGTGCAAGCAGTCCTGTGCAGGTGCCTGGCCCTGCTACAGCTTCCACAGAAGCCCTGTTGCAG GCCGTAGATGCAGGCCTGCCACCTGTGAAGCAAGAGCCATTGGACCCTgaggaggacaaggaggaagagagcaagGAAGACTCCGCCTCCGACTTGGccccagaggaggaggcaggaggggctggcACACCCGTG ATCACGGAGATTTTCAGCCTGGGTGGAACCCGCCTCCGGGACACAGCGGTCTGGTTGCCAAG tctgcagGGCAGGCAATCGGGAAGGGAAGATGGATGTAAAGTGTGGGAGACGGAGGACACTTTGGCGTGCACGAGCAAGAGCTGGAACCGGCGAGGATGGCCTAGAACGCCTGTCAGTGTCTCACCATCTCCAACTGCGATAATGTGGGTGTCCTGCAGAAGAAGCTGGGGCCCTTCATCACAGAGTTAA
- the MBD1 gene encoding methyl-CpG-binding domain protein 1 isoform X20, producing MAEDWLECPALGPGWKRREVFRKSGATCGRSDTYYQSPTGDRIRSKVELTRYLGPACDLSLFDFKQGILCYPAPKPQSLPVPSKKRKKPSRPAKTRKRQVGPQKGEVRKDAPGDETKADADTAPASLPAPGCCENCGISFSGDGTRRQRLKTLCKDCRAQRIAFNREQRMFKRVGCGECAACQVTEDCGACSTCLLQLPHDVASGLFCKCERRRCLRIVERSRGCGVCRGCQTREDCGRCRVCLRPPRPGLRRQWRCVQRRCLRGKRSRRRGGCDSKMAARRRPPRTQPLPPVTPSQPPASPELQPYTNRRQNRKCGTCAACLRRMDCGRCDFCCDKPKFGGSNQKRQKCRWRQCLQFAMKRLLPSVWAGSEDGAGPPPPYSRRKRPGSTRRPRLGQILKTLTTPTVRSGRAQTPMKQETGSGFVLPPPGTDLVFLREGASSPVQVPGPATASTEALLQEAQCPGLSWVVALPQVKQEKVDAQEDWTPGTAILTSPVLLSGCPSKAVDAGLPPVKQEPLDPEEDKEEESKEDSASDLAPEEEAGGAGTPVITEIFSLGGTRLRDTAVWLPSLQGRQSGREDGCKVWETEDTLACTSKSWNRRGWPRTPVSVSPSPTAIMWVSCRRSWGPSSQS from the exons ATGGCTGAGGACTGGCTGGAGTGCCCAGCCTTGGGCCCTGGCTGGAAACGTCGTGAGGTCTTTCGAAAGTCAGGTGCCACCTGTGGACGCTCAGACACCTATTACCAGAG CCCCACAGGAGACAGGATCCGAAGCAAAGTTGAGCTGACCCGATACCTGGGCCCTGCGTGTGACCTCTCCCTCTTCGACTTCAAACAAGGCATTCTGTGTTATCCAGCCCCCAAG CCCCAGTCCTTACCTGTCCCTAGCAAAAAGCGGAAGAAGCCTTCACGGCCAGCCAAGACTCGGAAACGTCAGGTTGGACCCCAGAAGGGTGAGGTCAGGAAGGATGCCCCAGGGGATGAGACCAAGGCTGATGCTGACACAGCCCCAGCTTCACTGCCTGCTCCTGG GTGCTGTGAGAACTGTGGAATCAGCTTCTCAGGGGATGGTACCCGAAGACAGCGGCTCAAGACATTATGCAAGGACTGCAGAG cACAGAGGATTGCTTTCAACCGGGAGCAAAGGATGTTTAAG CGTGTGGGCTGCGGGGAGTGCGCAGCCTGCCAGGTAACCGAGGACTGCGGGGCCTGCTCCACATGCCTTCTGCAGTTGCCCCATGATGTGGCCTCGGGGCTGTTCTGCAAGTGTGAGCGGAGACGGTGCCTCCGGATTGTGGAAAGG AGCCGAGGGTGTGGAGTGTGCAGGGGCTGTCAGACCCGAGAGGACTGTGGCCGTTGTCGAGTTTGCCTTCGCCCTCCCCGCCCTGGTCTCAGGCGCCAATGGAGGTGTGTCCAGCGGCGCTGCTTACGG GGTAAACGTAGCCGCCGCAGAGGAGGCTGTGACTCCAAGATGGCTGCCCGGCGGCGCCCCCCACGAACCCAGCCACTGCCTCCAGTTACCCCGTCACAGCCTCCAGCGTCCCCAGAGCTG CAGCCTTACACGAACCGTCGGCAGAACCGTAAGTGTGGGACCTGTGCAGCTTGCTTGCGCCGGATGGACTGTGGTCGTTGCGACTTCTGCTGTGACAAGCCGAAATTTGGGGGCAGCAATCAGAAGCGCCAGAAGTGTCGTTGGCGCCAGTGCCTGCAGTTTGCCAtg AAGCGGCTGCTGCCTAGTGTCTGGGCAGGATCTGAGGATGGAGCAGGGCCGCCCCCACCGTACTCTCGTCGAAAGAGACCTGGCTCTACTCGACGGCCACGTCTGGGCCAGATACTGAAGACCTTGACCACACCCACAGTCAGATCAGGCCGTGCCCAAACTCCAATGAAACAGGAAACGGGCAGTGGCTTTGTGCTACCCCCACCTGGCACTGACCTTGTGTTCTTACGGGAAGGTGCAAGCAGTCCTGTGCAGGTGCCTGGCCCTGCTACAGCTTCCACAGAAGCCCTGTTGCAG GAGGCCCAGTGCCCAGGCCTGAGTTGGGTTGTGGCCTTACCCCAGGTGAAGCAAGAGAAGGTGGATGCCCAGGAAGACTGGACACCGGGCACAGCCATCCTGACTTCTCCTGTATTGCTGTCTGGCTGCCCCAGCAAG GCCGTAGATGCAGGCCTGCCACCTGTGAAGCAAGAGCCATTGGACCCTgaggaggacaaggaggaagagagcaagGAAGACTCCGCCTCCGACTTGGccccagaggaggaggcaggaggggctggcACACCCGTG ATCACGGAGATTTTCAGCCTGGGTGGAACCCGCCTCCGGGACACAGCGGTCTGGTTGCCAAG tctgcagGGCAGGCAATCGGGAAGGGAAGATGGATGTAAAGTGTGGGAGACGGAGGACACTTTGGCGTGCACGAGCAAGAGCTGGAACCGGCGAGGATGGCCTAGAACGCCTGTCAGTGTCTCACCATCTCCAACTGCGATAATGTGGGTGTCCTGCAGAAGAAGCTGGGGCCCTTCATCACAGAGTTAA
- the MBD1 gene encoding methyl-CpG-binding domain protein 1 isoform X17 has translation MAEDWLECPALGPGWKRREVFRKSGATCGRSDTYYQSPTGDRIRSKVELTRYLGPACDLSLFDFKQGILCYPAPKPQSLPVPSKKRKKPSRPAKTRKRQVGPQKGEVRKDAPGDETKADADTAPASLPAPGCCENCGISFSGDGTRRQRLKTLCKDCRAQRIAFNREQRMFKRVGCGECAACQVTEDCGACSTCLLQLPHDVASGLFCKCERRRCLRIVERSRGCGVCRGCQTREDCGRCRVCLRPPRPGLRRQWRCVQRRCLRGKRSRRRGGCDSKMAARRRPPRTQPLPPVTPSQPPASPELQPRALAPSPPAEFIYYCVDEDELQPYTNRRQNRKCGTCAACLRRMDCGRCDFCCDKPKFGGSNQKRQKCRWRQCLQFAMKRLLPSVWAGSEDGAGPPPPYSRRKRPGSTRRPRLGQILKTLTTPTVRSGRAQTPMKQETGSGFVLPPPGTDLVFLREGASSPVQVPGPATASTEALLQVKQEKVDAQEDWTPGTAILTSPVLLSGCPSKAVDAGLPPVKQEPLDPEEDKEEESKEDSASDLAPEEEAGGAGTPVITEIFSLGGTRLRDTAVWLPSLQGRQSGREDGCKVWETEDTLACTSKSWNRRGWPRTPVSVSPSPTAIMWVSCRRSWGPSSQS, from the exons ATGGCTGAGGACTGGCTGGAGTGCCCAGCCTTGGGCCCTGGCTGGAAACGTCGTGAGGTCTTTCGAAAGTCAGGTGCCACCTGTGGACGCTCAGACACCTATTACCAGAG CCCCACAGGAGACAGGATCCGAAGCAAAGTTGAGCTGACCCGATACCTGGGCCCTGCGTGTGACCTCTCCCTCTTCGACTTCAAACAAGGCATTCTGTGTTATCCAGCCCCCAAG CCCCAGTCCTTACCTGTCCCTAGCAAAAAGCGGAAGAAGCCTTCACGGCCAGCCAAGACTCGGAAACGTCAGGTTGGACCCCAGAAGGGTGAGGTCAGGAAGGATGCCCCAGGGGATGAGACCAAGGCTGATGCTGACACAGCCCCAGCTTCACTGCCTGCTCCTGG GTGCTGTGAGAACTGTGGAATCAGCTTCTCAGGGGATGGTACCCGAAGACAGCGGCTCAAGACATTATGCAAGGACTGCAGAG cACAGAGGATTGCTTTCAACCGGGAGCAAAGGATGTTTAAG CGTGTGGGCTGCGGGGAGTGCGCAGCCTGCCAGGTAACCGAGGACTGCGGGGCCTGCTCCACATGCCTTCTGCAGTTGCCCCATGATGTGGCCTCGGGGCTGTTCTGCAAGTGTGAGCGGAGACGGTGCCTCCGGATTGTGGAAAGG AGCCGAGGGTGTGGAGTGTGCAGGGGCTGTCAGACCCGAGAGGACTGTGGCCGTTGTCGAGTTTGCCTTCGCCCTCCCCGCCCTGGTCTCAGGCGCCAATGGAGGTGTGTCCAGCGGCGCTGCTTACGG GGTAAACGTAGCCGCCGCAGAGGAGGCTGTGACTCCAAGATGGCTGCCCGGCGGCGCCCCCCACGAACCCAGCCACTGCCTCCAGTTACCCCGTCACAGCCTCCAGCGTCCCCAGAGCTG CAACCCAGAGCCCTGGCCCCCTCGCCACCTGCCGAATTCATCTATTACTGTGTAGACGAGGACGAGCTA CAGCCTTACACGAACCGTCGGCAGAACCGTAAGTGTGGGACCTGTGCAGCTTGCTTGCGCCGGATGGACTGTGGTCGTTGCGACTTCTGCTGTGACAAGCCGAAATTTGGGGGCAGCAATCAGAAGCGCCAGAAGTGTCGTTGGCGCCAGTGCCTGCAGTTTGCCAtg AAGCGGCTGCTGCCTAGTGTCTGGGCAGGATCTGAGGATGGAGCAGGGCCGCCCCCACCGTACTCTCGTCGAAAGAGACCTGGCTCTACTCGACGGCCACGTCTGGGCCAGATACTGAAGACCTTGACCACACCCACAGTCAGATCAGGCCGTGCCCAAACTCCAATGAAACAGGAAACGGGCAGTGGCTTTGTGCTACCCCCACCTGGCACTGACCTTGTGTTCTTACGGGAAGGTGCAAGCAGTCCTGTGCAGGTGCCTGGCCCTGCTACAGCTTCCACAGAAGCCCTGTTGCAG GTGAAGCAAGAGAAGGTGGATGCCCAGGAAGACTGGACACCGGGCACAGCCATCCTGACTTCTCCTGTATTGCTGTCTGGCTGCCCCAGCAAG GCCGTAGATGCAGGCCTGCCACCTGTGAAGCAAGAGCCATTGGACCCTgaggaggacaaggaggaagagagcaagGAAGACTCCGCCTCCGACTTGGccccagaggaggaggcaggaggggctggcACACCCGTG ATCACGGAGATTTTCAGCCTGGGTGGAACCCGCCTCCGGGACACAGCGGTCTGGTTGCCAAG tctgcagGGCAGGCAATCGGGAAGGGAAGATGGATGTAAAGTGTGGGAGACGGAGGACACTTTGGCGTGCACGAGCAAGAGCTGGAACCGGCGAGGATGGCCTAGAACGCCTGTCAGTGTCTCACCATCTCCAACTGCGATAATGTGGGTGTCCTGCAGAAGAAGCTGGGGCCCTTCATCACAGAGTTAA
- the MBD1 gene encoding methyl-CpG-binding domain protein 1 isoform X25, with protein MAEDWLECPALGPGWKRREVFRKSGATCGRSDTYYQSPTGDRIRSKVELTRYLGPACDLSLFDFKQGILCYPAPKPQSLPVPSKKRKKPSRPAKTRKRQVGPQKGEVRKDAPGDETKADADTAPASLPAPGCCENCGISFSGDGTRRQRLKTLCKDCRAQRIAFNREQRMFKRVGCGECAACQVTEDCGACSTCLLQLPHDVASGLFCKCERRRCLRIVERSRGCGVCRGCQTREDCGRCRVCLRPPRPGLRRQWRCVQRRCLRGKRSRRRGGCDSKMAARRRPPRTQPLPPVTPSQPPASPELQPRALAPSPPAEFIYYCVDEDELQPYTNRRQNRKCGTCAACLRRMDCGRCDFCCDKPKFGGSNQKRQKCRWRQCLQFAMKRLLPSVWAGSEDGAGPPPPYSRRKRPGSTRRPRLGQILKTLTTPTVRSGRAQTPMKQETGSGFVLPPPGTDLVFLREGASSPVQVPGPATASTEALLQAVDAGLPPVKQEPLDPEEDKEEESKEDSASDLAPEEEAGGAGTPVITEIFSLGGTRLRDTAVWLPSLQGRQSGREDGCKVWETEDTLACTSKSWNRRGWPRTPVSVSPSPTAIMWVSCRRSWGPSSQS; from the exons ATGGCTGAGGACTGGCTGGAGTGCCCAGCCTTGGGCCCTGGCTGGAAACGTCGTGAGGTCTTTCGAAAGTCAGGTGCCACCTGTGGACGCTCAGACACCTATTACCAGAG CCCCACAGGAGACAGGATCCGAAGCAAAGTTGAGCTGACCCGATACCTGGGCCCTGCGTGTGACCTCTCCCTCTTCGACTTCAAACAAGGCATTCTGTGTTATCCAGCCCCCAAG CCCCAGTCCTTACCTGTCCCTAGCAAAAAGCGGAAGAAGCCTTCACGGCCAGCCAAGACTCGGAAACGTCAGGTTGGACCCCAGAAGGGTGAGGTCAGGAAGGATGCCCCAGGGGATGAGACCAAGGCTGATGCTGACACAGCCCCAGCTTCACTGCCTGCTCCTGG GTGCTGTGAGAACTGTGGAATCAGCTTCTCAGGGGATGGTACCCGAAGACAGCGGCTCAAGACATTATGCAAGGACTGCAGAG cACAGAGGATTGCTTTCAACCGGGAGCAAAGGATGTTTAAG CGTGTGGGCTGCGGGGAGTGCGCAGCCTGCCAGGTAACCGAGGACTGCGGGGCCTGCTCCACATGCCTTCTGCAGTTGCCCCATGATGTGGCCTCGGGGCTGTTCTGCAAGTGTGAGCGGAGACGGTGCCTCCGGATTGTGGAAAGG AGCCGAGGGTGTGGAGTGTGCAGGGGCTGTCAGACCCGAGAGGACTGTGGCCGTTGTCGAGTTTGCCTTCGCCCTCCCCGCCCTGGTCTCAGGCGCCAATGGAGGTGTGTCCAGCGGCGCTGCTTACGG GGTAAACGTAGCCGCCGCAGAGGAGGCTGTGACTCCAAGATGGCTGCCCGGCGGCGCCCCCCACGAACCCAGCCACTGCCTCCAGTTACCCCGTCACAGCCTCCAGCGTCCCCAGAGCTG CAACCCAGAGCCCTGGCCCCCTCGCCACCTGCCGAATTCATCTATTACTGTGTAGACGAGGACGAGCTA CAGCCTTACACGAACCGTCGGCAGAACCGTAAGTGTGGGACCTGTGCAGCTTGCTTGCGCCGGATGGACTGTGGTCGTTGCGACTTCTGCTGTGACAAGCCGAAATTTGGGGGCAGCAATCAGAAGCGCCAGAAGTGTCGTTGGCGCCAGTGCCTGCAGTTTGCCAtg AAGCGGCTGCTGCCTAGTGTCTGGGCAGGATCTGAGGATGGAGCAGGGCCGCCCCCACCGTACTCTCGTCGAAAGAGACCTGGCTCTACTCGACGGCCACGTCTGGGCCAGATACTGAAGACCTTGACCACACCCACAGTCAGATCAGGCCGTGCCCAAACTCCAATGAAACAGGAAACGGGCAGTGGCTTTGTGCTACCCCCACCTGGCACTGACCTTGTGTTCTTACGGGAAGGTGCAAGCAGTCCTGTGCAGGTGCCTGGCCCTGCTACAGCTTCCACAGAAGCCCTGTTGCAG GCCGTAGATGCAGGCCTGCCACCTGTGAAGCAAGAGCCATTGGACCCTgaggaggacaaggaggaagagagcaagGAAGACTCCGCCTCCGACTTGGccccagaggaggaggcaggaggggctggcACACCCGTG ATCACGGAGATTTTCAGCCTGGGTGGAACCCGCCTCCGGGACACAGCGGTCTGGTTGCCAAG tctgcagGGCAGGCAATCGGGAAGGGAAGATGGATGTAAAGTGTGGGAGACGGAGGACACTTTGGCGTGCACGAGCAAGAGCTGGAACCGGCGAGGATGGCCTAGAACGCCTGTCAGTGTCTCACCATCTCCAACTGCGATAATGTGGGTGTCCTGCAGAAGAAGCTGGGGCCCTTCATCACAGAGTTAA